The Theobroma cacao cultivar B97-61/B2 chromosome 1, Criollo_cocoa_genome_V2, whole genome shotgun sequence genome contains the following window.
TAACTTGCATCTAGGAAATGACGTGAGAGAATGAGAATTCCAAATGCTTAATCTTTCAAGAGACACACTCTGCATCATCCCAGTGGGCAGGGACTGTAGTTCACTACTAATCCAGAGATCTTGAAGCTTGGATGGGAACTTCATTTCTGCTGAGGGTTGAAGACGCGGACATGCCCAAATCTCCAACTTGTTGAGAGCTGTGAGTTTGTGCATTTGGTGTGGCAATGCCTCCAGTTTTGGACAGTTGAAAATTAGCAATTTTTGTAAAGAAACAAGATGTTGCAAACAAGCATCACTCATGAATAACACCTCGAGCATATCACAAGCGCGTATTTCTAATTCTTTGAGTGCTGTTAACTGTTTCAGCAAACATTCTGACAAATAGCTGAGCCTCTGAATTTTGCAAATATAAAGAGACGTAAGGGAATGGAGACCAAAGACATTTCTCAGCAGCACCTCATCACACTCTTCCAGTCTTAAGTTGCTAAGTAATGAAGACCTTGGAAGTGCAAACAACTGTAGACATCCACGTAGATGAAGCTGAACCAAGGAGGGAAGGAGAGTAGGCAATTTTCTCAACTTTGGGCAATCTTGTATAGAAAGCTTGTAGAGGTGTGGCATCTCTTCTTTTGTAGACAGCATATTTAATTCCATGCAACCAATTATTCTAAGTTCCTTCAAGGAAAAAAGGCAGGTGGGTAATTTTAGCAACTTGGGACAACATTCAATGGAAAGTTCAAGAAGGCTGGGAAAAAAGGACATTCCCTTTTCCAATTTTCCTGTTGATGTAAGCCTGTCCAGGGCAACTAGCTCTTCACAACCTTCAATAATCAATTTCTCTAATGCAGCAAAACGATGAGAGATTCTCCTTAGCTTAGGACATGCCTGAATTTGAAGGTGACGAAGAGAACAAAAGACATCCTCTTCAGCCCCAAGGGATGGCCACTCCACCAGTCTCAGCAAGTTGCTTAAAACTAGAGTCTCCAGACAGTTATGCTGTGGAGCTGGAAGCCTTTTTCCATGGTAGTAACATATGGTCAGCTCTTTCAGTTTTGTCATTGACAGTATTAAGCTTAGCAGTTCCTCTGCAGACTCTTCATTTTGCAAAACATTGATTTCCTTACTCCATTCTAATTCCAAGGCACTGAGAAACTGCTTATTCTCGAAATTGGCTTCAATAACATCTCTAACATCAAGCACATTTTGCAACCCTGTGATGGAAAGACTTCCTTGGAGGTGCACCAAGTTCCTCAACTCCCTTATTCCAGGTTCAGCATGCTTTCCGACAATAAAGCTAGATAACCTTTGGAGGCTTACCAGGCTCCCAATTCCAAATGGCATCTTCCGCAAGCTGTTTTGACTCATATCAAGATGTTTTAgattaatcaagtttccaaTGTCAAAGGGGAGTTCAATTAGAGAATGACAACCAACCAATAGCAGTGTTTGCAAGTTGTAAAGGGTACTTGTTGATTCAGGCAGCCTTCTCACTGAAGTATAAGATATGTCCAAATACCGCAGGTGTTTTAATTTTCCAATTGACTCAGGCAGATCAGTAATTTGATAACCGTTCAGAGATAACACCCGTAAATACTTGAGTTTTGGTAGCAGTTCAAGCAGGACCTTCCCAGGCAAATGGCTAAACTTTCTTCCACCGCCCaatgctaggaaagtcctcAATGAAATCTCACCAGGATCAAAGACCTGAAATTTTGTGAACGGTTCATAGTAATCACGAATGTATGACAAGTGACGAGCACTTTTGGGAATCTTATATTGGCTGCCACCTTCAAAGATATCCTCCAACCTAAAACATATTCCTTCAGAAACAGCTTTTGCTAGATCATGTACAAGACCATGCATCACATAAACCAATTTGTCAGGACTCCGTTGTTGAAAAAGTGATCTTGAAAGCAAGTCATGGAAGTACTTTCTAGCTAAGTCCTCCATCCTTATTCCTTTTAACTGTGGCACAAAGCCTTCTGCTATCCACAGCAGTACAAGCTCCTCCTCCCTAAATTCATAGTCTTTGGGGAAAATTGAGCAATAAGCGAAGCATCTCTTAAGATTAACAGGGAGATGATGATAGCTCAATTTTAAAGCGGGAAGAATACCACTATCATCTGACAAACACCACATTCCGCTATCTAAAATTTCACACCATTCACCAACATTAAGCTTAGAGCGCAGAAGACCTCCTATGGTTGATGCAGCAAGGGGCAAGCCTTTGCACTTCTTCACAATTGCCCTACCAATGGCTTCCATTTTGGGATTTACACTAGTGCAGATGTCAACAGCATGTTGCTTAAACAACTCCCAACAATCTTCATCAGATAACAGCCCAAGAATGTGATCTGGGACAGTGCGCATGATTGATGAGACGCCTGCATTTCGGGTTGTTATTAAAATCTTAGAACCTTCTGCCCCAGCCCTTAAAGGTTTCCTTAAACTAACCCATTGATTGTAATCTTCATTCCATACATCATCAAGAACAAGTAAAAACCTTTTTCCAATCAATTTTTCCTGCAAATTTACTTGAAGGTTGTTCAAGTCATCAGATGTGGGAATTTCCTGGCTGAATGACCcaattattgttttggttaTCAGTTTCAAATCAAACTGATCAGAGACATAAACCCAACTTTTCAGGTCGAAATAATCCTCCACTCTCTTATCATTGTATATAGCTTGAGCTAGAGTCGTCTTGCCAACACCAGCCATACCAATGATGGGTATTACAGAAAATTGGTTAACACCATCAGCTTCATCAGACAATAACAATTGAATGATCTTCTCTCTATCATTGGCTCTACCATAAACACAAACTTCATTCAGCAAGGAAGTTGTCTCAGGCCTTTTCCTAACCCGGGACGAGCTCTCTTGAGCAACATCTCTCAAACCCAGAACATCTTTTTGTTTCACAAGGTATTCCAATGAATcaataatcttcataattttGGATTCCGTCCCTTCCTTAAAGTTCCTAAGAGTATCAGAAATTACCTTACGATATTTGGAGAAGAAATCCCATACCTTCCCGCTGAATTCAGACTCTGGTTTCAACCGCTGCTCCAAAGCTTTGATTGCAATCTCATCCAACACATCCTCTGCATCATATACTGCATTTTTGAGCAGCTTCAGCCAAGCTTCAACGATGGGTCTCTCGAACTGCTTTTCCTCAGCATCGTTAACGACTGTAGCGACAGCTGATAATGTCAACTTCAACTTTTCCAGTGGATCGTGGAGTTCTCCTCCTCGTACAAAGTTTAAGAACTCTAGAGACAGCAACCTCTCGAACAAATTCTCCAAAAAGGTCGAGAGAACAGTCTCTCCAACAATATACATCACTATTTTCCAGCTGGATGAACTGAGGGAGGATGCTTGATAGAATCTAATGAATAAAGGTTTTGAAAGAGAACAGGTTTTGCggtgaaagaaaaggaaaagacaaaCAAAACTAAACCCAAGGAGTATCGAAGTCAAACTAGCGATTATCGccaagaataataaaaagtaaagtAATATTCTGTTTACTTTGAGAATCATTGAAATGATTATAGGAACATTGGAATGTGAACACATTGCCAGGTGAAACTTGTCAACGCATGGCCAGGAAGACAAAGGCAGAAACATCTGTTAAGAAGTCCATCCTTCGACGATAGTGGCAGGGTTGAATTCTTGGATACGGTGTCGTGTACGCCATGGAAAACCAATCACTGAAATGGCAGTTAAAATTAGGTACTACGTGATAATCCAGGTGACCTTAGTGATGGTTTTATAAGGATATTTATTCGCATGAAccaatttttcttgatttggtATGTTcgttcatgagatccatacgCTTGGTTTGCCAAGAAAGGGCGTAATTTCACATTATAAATTACACATCAAAGTGTTAATTTATTAACATTCGTGGTGCAGGGCGTGATTCCGTTATTCCAAGAGCAAACGACGGACTGTCACCAAAGCTTTCTCATAAAAATGCGGATAACCCTACATTCCAAAATTTTGCTTTAGTTGCAAAACTCACAACAATCATGTATGCCTATGCAACAAATAGCCGTTCGATGTCCCTTCTTGGACTTGGCTTGGCTGCCTATGTTCTTTCTCCAAAGATCTTTCTCTTGGCATTTTCTCGTTTCTTGGCTGGCTACCAGGCAAGTGCTGCAAAGGGGTGGATTATCCGCTGCGACCTTGGCTGGACAGGGGCTTACTTGGGGAAGAAAGTGAACCAAGATGAGTAACCTATTCGGAGGCAAATACAATATAGTCAACGGCTTGAACAATGAATTCAAAGTATGTTACAATGAGGACAGGAGCTTTGCCAACACTGATTGGCAAGTTACGAACCCCTTGTTGAAATCTCTTCCTATCTTCATGCTGCAGTTGAGCGTGGTTATATTGTTCACTCGTACTTTCATCATCGTCCTCACACCTATCCGTCAACCTCGCTTTGTTTCTGAGATTCTTGTACGTAGATGCAATTCAATTTCAACCTTGATGCCCAGCattagattttgttttttaaaatgtagTTGATTTGTTTGTTCATCTATGAATGTAGGCTGGCATTGTGCTAGGCCCAAGTGCGTTGGGTATAATAGGCTGGGTATCAAGTAACATCAACCCTTTTGAGGGGGCTTTGTTGCTGGAGACAATGGGGAATCTTGGCGTCACTTTTTACATGTTCCTAGTGGGTCTCGAGATGGACTTAACCCCAATCCGAAAAATGGGGAAAACAGCCTGCAGCGTTGCCATAGCTGGAATTGTTTTACCAGCGTGTGGAGGAGCGGGATTGTATTACCTGGTGCTGCAGAAGGACGGGCGTCGTCCTTCGGAAGGTGGTTTGTTCTGGGCCATTGCCCTTACTGTCACAAGCTTTCCGGACTTGGCTCGAATGCTTTCAAGCCTCAAGCTGATGTACACGGATCTCGGAAAAACGGCCTTGACTTCAGCCGTTCTGACTGATCTGTCTTCTTGGATTCTTCTCGTGGCAGTAGTCTCTGTAGTTAACGGGCGTGGCAAACTTTACACAGTAATCCCAACCATGTTGTTCCTTGTAATATCTTGGTTCTTGATGCGTCCATTCATTTTGTGGGCAGTTAAACGAATTGCATTAAGAAATGAATCGTCAATGGAAAGCAGATACAACGAAAAACAAGTATGTTACATTCTATCAGGGGTGCTCCTCTGTGGGTTTTTCACAGAAATGTGTGGCGTGCATTCCATGTTTGGAGCTTTCATGTTCGGGCTGATGATACCCAGTGGAGAGCTCGGGACCATGATCATGGACAAAATTGAAGAGTACGTGGTGGGGATTCTACTGCCGCCTGTCTTCCTAATTACAGGGCTGAGAACCAACTTTGCATACATGGCCGTTGAACATACTTCTCATCTGGTGATCATAGTCATACTCGTGGCATCCTCTGTCAAAATTGTGAGCACCCTTCTCGTCTGCCTGTACTTAAAGTGCCCAATTCGAGATAGTTTGGCCCTTGGAGTCCTTATGAACACCAAAGGCGTCCTTGCCATCATTGTTCTTAATGAAGGCCGAAACGTGAAGGGTTTTGACCAACAAACTTTTTCTTGGCTGGTTCTTTCCATATTGATCATGACAGGTTTAGTTGGTCCGATAGTCAATTTCACTCACAAGTCCACGAGGTACACGAAGAAATACTACCGTAGGAATTTAGAAAGGAGTAAAGTGGAGGCAGAGCTTCGAGTCTTGGCATGCGTTCATTCCAGCAAAAACGTTTCCGGCTTAATCAATCTCTTACATATTTCAAATGCCACGAGAAAGTTCCCCATTACCGTTTTTGCTGTCCATTTGGTTGAGCTCACAGGGCGAGCTTCTGCAATGCTAATTTTCCATGATAAGACTAGGACAACCAATGTGATTGGGAACGAAATTAATCCAATTAGTCGAGGAAAAGCTGAGGCTGAACAAATCGTCAGTGCCTTTGAATCTTTCCACAACGACAACCATGCAGTCTATGTTCAGCCATTGACAGCTGTGTCGTCTTACGCCAGCATGCACGAAGATGTTAGCAACTTCGCGCTAGACAAGGGAGTCACTGTGATTTTGCTCCCATTTCACAAGCAAGCAAATGCCCATGGGGGATGGACGGATGAAAACCTTCAGCATAAACAAGTGACTGACAATCTGCTGGCAAATGCGCCCTGCTCCATTGGCATACTTGTGGATCGTGGCCTAACCCCACCTTATCTTCCCCTAGGATCACCACATGATCGTAAGAGGAAATGTCGCATTGCTATGCTCTTTCTTCAAGGACCTGATTACCGTGAGGCATTGGCTTACGCGTGGAGAATGGCAGGCACTTCGGGCGTGATGCTAACTGTAGTGAGATTCATTCCTGGAAAAGAAGTGGTGGAGTTTGCAGAGACCGATGCAGGAAACGGTGGTGGTGATGACGACGACGACGAGATATTCGCTGCCACGTttgagaaagagaaggaaatgCTGCTTGATGATGATTACATAAACGAGTTTAGGTTCAGAACAATGCATAATCAATCCATTTCTTACATCGAGAAACAAGTAAACAGCGGAGACCAGATTGTATCAATCATACGTTCAACTTacaatgattttgatttgtaCATAGTAGGTAGAGGACATGGCATGCAGTCTCCATTGACAGTAGGGCTATCAGACTGGAGCAATTGCCCTGAGTTGGGACTCATCGGGGAAACATTAGGAGCAGCGGATTTCTTACCGTCAGGCTCAGTTCTGGTCATGCAACAATCCACTCCTCCCCCTAGTGCACCGAAGAAGATCGTGAGCTCTGCTCGGAAGAAAGAGGTGTTTAAGAATAGTGGGCAACCATCGGCTGTACCATTTGTTAATCATAGAAAAGCAGATGATTATTATTGATCATATTATTCGAAATGATAACAATTAAGCTTTCATTTTGGTATTTGGCTATGTCGCAGGAGCCAGTACTAACTTTATAATTCCTTTTgttccaaagaaaaaaaaaacgaaaggATGTAAAAAGATAACCTGTATactaaaatgataattaagtATGAAGATTACGTATCTCAATATTcgatatttaaaaaataaaattttgttatataatatgtatttcaattaaattaaacacaATTAAAGAATGAACCAATCAATAATACTATTTACAAGTTATAAAGATCACGTATTGATtcaagtaaattttttaatgaaatataaCGTAGATTCACTTTGtattaaagaaacaaaagaaacaaaacattTAGCTCTCGGTTTAATACATGgagattttgttttgttatacCTTAGTCCTAGTATAAGATTCCAAAATCAAGAtcttgattattattattattattagtatttgtattaatgtgtcaaaataattaaatagcGCCTAACAATTTAACTTGATGACAAGgcatcaaattcaattttagCCAATTCTTATCAATATTCAGCCagattttgtattttttttttgtataatttcctgattttaacttttattaaaatgaattaatttaaattaattaaaattagtaTGACgtgtaatttcttttaaaccgaaataaattttgaaaggttaaaaaaatttgattcgTATTGTTGACCATCaaattgaatgagatttaCTAATTAATTTCTAAGGCATTGATAAGGTGAAAACAACTAACAAATTGATTGTTGTAAATTGCAATTATAGCAATGCCAATTAATGCGCAGGTTTCCACactattttattctctttattattttgttgagtTGTAACAAAAAGGAACAAATTAAAGAGGATGCATTAATTCCCATTGTTATAGTGGCAATTTACAACCATcaatcttaattatctagcaTTAAATAGCATCAATGTTTTCCTTACTAATCGACTGCATGCCTTATTAATTTGCTTATTGGTGAAGGCAAGGCCCTGGCAAGAAGAAAGACCTGGGTGCTAAAAAATGGCTCATAAACCAGAGGTCTTCATGAGAGGCAAGTACAAGATATTCTTTGGCATGAACAATGAATTTCGAATATGTTATAATGATACCAGGCCCTTAACCGACAATTACTGGCAATCCGTGAACCCCGTGGTGAAATTTGTGCCCACGTTCATGTTGCAATTCACCATCATCATATTGTTCAGTCGTGTTCTAATGCTCTTCCTCAGACCTCTTCGTCAACCTCGCTTCGTTGCTGAGATTCTTGTATGTTCAATTTCAACCCCTGATGTCCTGTATACCTTGCTTCTTTGTTATTAAAGAAGCTTATTTGGTAATTGTTGGttttttgtgtgtgtatatTGTATGCATGTAGGCTGGCATTGTGCTTGGTCCAAGCGCTCTGGGTGATACAAACTGGGTATCAAATAATATCACTCCTTTCGAGGCGGTTTTGTGTATGGAGACAATGGCGAACCTCGGCGTCACCTTCTATATGTTCCTAGTGGGTCTCGAGATGGACTTGACCCCAATTCGGAGGATCGGAAAAACAGCTTTGAGCATTGCCATTGCCGGTATCATTTTGCCGATGTCTGCAGGAGCCGGTTTGTATTACCTGGTGtgggaaaaacaaaaacaacgCGCGCCTTTCATAGGTGCTTTCTTCTGGGCGATTGCCCTCAGCGTTACAAGCTTTCCGGACCTAGCTCGGATGCTTTCGGACCTCAAGCTCATGTACACGGATCTTGGTAAAACGGCCCTGACTGCAGCCGCTGTCAGTGATGTATCTTCCTGGTTTCTTCTTGTGGGAACAATATCTTTGATCAATGCACATGAGAAACTGCACGTGGCAATCCCAGTCATTTTGAGCATGACAGCCTTCTGGTTCATGATGCGTCCATTAATCGCTTGGTTGATGAAACAAGCTGCAGCAAGCAAAGAAACGTCAACAGAAGGCAAATACAGTGATAAGCACGTGTATCTCATTCTATCAGGGGTGGTCTTTTGTGGATATTTCACAGAATTATGTGGCGCACATTCCATTTTTGGAGCTTTCATGTTTGGGCTCATGATACCCAGTGGAGAGCTCGGGACTACGATCATGGACAAAATTGAGGAGTTCGTTGTGGGGATTCTACTGCCGCCTACCTTCCTGGTTACTGGTATGAGAACCAATCTTCTATATATGTTTGCTGACTTTCCTCTTGGACTGGCGCTGCTAGTCATACTTCTCGCTTGCTCTGCCAAGATCGTGAGCACTCTTCTCGTCTGCCTGTACTTCAAGTGCCCAAAGCGAGATAGTTTGGCTCTTGGAGTCCTGATGAACACCAAAGGTGTTCTTGTGCTCATTGTTCTCAATGAAGGTCGAAACATGAAGGTGggttttaaattacttttcatgtttaattGTTATTCCTTATATTGTTGCTAAAAGTATATCACATTTCAGGGTTTTGACCAGCAAACGTTCTCTTGGATTGTGTCTGCCTTGTTGATTATGACCATCATTATTTGCCCGATAGTCAGTTTCACTCACAAGTCTGCAAGACATTTGAAGCAATACTATCATAGGAACTTACAGAAAAGTAAAGACGCACCACTTCGAATCCTTGCATGCGTTTATTCCACCAGGAACTTGTCCGGCTTGATTAATCTCTTGCAAATCTCAAATGCCACGAGAAGATCCCCAATCACTGTCTTTGCTGTCCATTTGGTTGAGCTCACAGGACGGGCCACTGCTATGCTAATTTTCCACGATAAGCATAAGGAAGCCGATGTTGGGAAGAATGCCACTCGAGAAAAAGCTGAGGCGGAGCAGATTGTCAGTGCCTTTGAATCCTTCGAGAACGACAACCATGCAGCAACGGTTCAGCCACTAACAGCAGTGTCCCCTTACGACACCATGCATGAGGACGTGAGCAACTTTGCACTAGACAAGCATGCCAATATCATCTTGATCCCATTTCACAAGCAACCAAGTGCCGACGGTGGATGGACCGACGAAAACCTCCAGCATAAACAAGTGAACCAAAATTTGCTGGCGAGTGCACCTTGCACCATTGGCTTACTTGTGGACCGTGGCCTGACTTCATCCGTTTGCTCAGAATCACAAAATGGCAGGCTGGAATGTCGCATAGCCATGTTGTTCGTTGAGGGACCTGATGACCGGGAGGCATTAGCTTATGCCTGGAGAATGGTGGGCACTCCAGGCCTAAATCTAACCGTAGTGCGCTTTCTTCCAGGAAAAGATGTCTATGACATGAGCGAGAACGCTGCAGAAGATGATGAGTCAGGGATTTTCACAGCCATGtttgagagagaaaaggagaaGCAGTTTGACGATGATTATGTAAACGAGTTCAGGTTTAGGACAATGCATGATAAGTCCGTAGCTTACATCGAGAAACAAGTCAACAGTGGAGACCAGATTGTATCGATCGTAACTTCAGATTACAACAACTTCGATTTGTACATAGTAGGAAGAGGACATGGCACAATATCTCCATTAACATCAGGGTTATCAAACTGGAGTGATTTCCCAGAGCTGGGACCGCTCGGGGAGACATTGGTATCAACAGATTTCGAATCCCCAACCTCAGTTTTGGTTGTGCAGCAATCTGCTCCTCCCCCAAGTGGATCAAAGAGGTTCGGGAGCTCTGCTCCTAGTACGGGGATATTTGGAAATAGCATGCAGTCTGCTGTAGATACTTTTGTCAACCATAGAAGATCA
Protein-coding sequences here:
- the LOC18614558 gene encoding cation/H(+) antiporter 15, which gives rise to MSNLFGGKYNIVNGLNNEFKVCYNEDRSFANTDWQVTNPLLKSLPIFMLQLSVVILFTRTFIIVLTPIRQPRFVSEILAGIVLGPSALGIIGWVSSNINPFEGALLLETMGNLGVTFYMFLVGLEMDLTPIRKMGKTACSVAIAGIVLPACGGAGLYYLVLQKDGRRPSEGGLFWAIALTVTSFPDLARMLSSLKLMYTDLGKTALTSAVLTDLSSWILLVAVVSVVNGRGKLYTVIPTMLFLVISWFLMRPFILWAVKRIALRNESSMESRYNEKQVCYILSGVLLCGFFTEMCGVHSMFGAFMFGLMIPSGELGTMIMDKIEEYVVGILLPPVFLITGLRTNFAYMAVEHTSHLVIIVILVASSVKIVSTLLVCLYLKCPIRDSLALGVLMNTKGVLAIIVLNEGRNVKGFDQQTFSWLVLSILIMTGLVGPIVNFTHKSTRYTKKYYRRNLERSKVEAELRVLACVHSSKNVSGLINLLHISNATRKFPITVFAVHLVELTGRASAMLIFHDKTRTTNVIGNEINPISRGKAEAEQIVSAFESFHNDNHAVYVQPLTAVSSYASMHEDVSNFALDKGVTVILLPFHKQANAHGGWTDENLQHKQVTDNLLANAPCSIGILVDRGLTPPYLPLGSPHDRKRKCRIAMLFLQGPDYREALAYAWRMAGTSGVMLTVVRFIPGKEVVEFAETDAGNGGGDDDDDEIFAATFEKEKEMLLDDDYINEFRFRTMHNQSISYIEKQVNSGDQIVSIIRSTYNDFDLYIVGRGHGMQSPLTVGLSDWSNCPELGLIGETLGAADFLPSGSVLVMQQSTPPPSAPKKIVSSARKKEVFKNSGQPSAVPFVNHRKADDYY
- the LOC18614557 gene encoding putative disease resistance protein At3g14460 encodes the protein MYIVGETVLSTFLENLFERLLSLEFLNFVRGGELHDPLEKLKLTLSAVATVVNDAEEKQFERPIVEAWLKLLKNAVYDAEDVLDEIAIKALEQRLKPESEFSGKVWDFFSKYRKVISDTLRNFKEGTESKIMKIIDSLEYLVKQKDVLGLRDVAQESSSRVRKRPETTSLLNEVCVYGRANDREKIIQLLLSDEADGVNQFSVIPIIGMAGVGKTTLAQAIYNDKRVEDYFDLKSWVYVSDQFDLKLITKTIIGSFSQEIPTSDDLNNLQVNLQEKLIGKRFLLVLDDVWNEDYNQWVSLRKPLRAGAEGSKILITTRNAGVSSIMRTVPDHILGLLSDEDCWELFKQHAVDICTSVNPKMEAIGRAIVKKCKGLPLAASTIGGLLRSKLNVGEWCEILDSGMWCLSDDSGILPALKLSYHHLPVNLKRCFAYCSIFPKDYEFREEELVLLWIAEGFVPQLKGIRMEDLARKYFHDLLSRSLFQQRSPDKLVYVMHGLVHDLAKAVSEGICFRLEDIFEGGSQYKIPKSARHLSYIRDYYEPFTKFQVFDPGEISLRTFLALGGGRKFSHLPGKVLLELLPKLKYLRVLSLNGYQITDLPESIGKLKHLRYLDISYTSVRRLPESTSTLYNLQTLLLVGCHSLIELPFDIGNLINLKHLDMSQNSLRKMPFGIGSLVSLQRLSSFIVGKHAEPGIRELRNLVHLQGSLSITGLQNVLDVRDVIEANFENKQFLSALELEWSKEINVLQNEESAEELLSLILSMTKLKELTICYYHGKRLPAPQHNCLETLVLSNLLRLVEWPSLGAEEDVFCSLRHLQIQACPKLRRISHRFAALEKLIIEGCEELVALDRLTSTGKLEKGMSFFPSLLELSIECCPKLLKLPTCLFSLKELRIIGCMELNMLSTKEEMPHLYKLSIQDCPKLRKLPTLLPSLVQLHLRGCLQLFALPRSSLLSNLRLEECDEVLLRNVFGLHSLTSLYICKIQRLSYLSECLLKQLTALKELEIRACDMLEVLFMSDACLQHLVSLQKLLIFNCPKLEALPHQMHKLTALNKLEIWACPRLQPSAEMKFPSKLQDLWISSELQSLPTGMMQSVSLERLSIWNSHSLTSFPRCKLPGRLKTLSIVTCSKLEYLPGEMMQCNNFLESLSIESCDSLSSLGLRNFTTTTATKLRELKITGCGNLKMFPEDIHNLTSLCLLTVISCPHLVSFPDGGLPTTNLRKIHISKCYELKSLPVHNVTSLQDLTVRRCPNLKSFPEGALPAKLERLVVDSCGNLKPISEWGFDRLKALKNLGIISGYADQVFFPERMLPSSLTALSIKYLPKLKVLGLALQHLNSLKYLRIVRCHDLSALPEGSLPVNLCFLQIVDCPRVKEQYEMKKKIGLHQYSLISCLSWDDDF
- the LOC18614559 gene encoding cation/H(+) antiporter 15, with product MAHKPEVFMRGKYKIFFGMNNEFRICYNDTRPLTDNYWQSVNPVVKFVPTFMLQFTIIILFSRVLMLFLRPLRQPRFVAEILAGIVLGPSALGDTNWVSNNITPFEAVLCMETMANLGVTFYMFLVGLEMDLTPIRRIGKTALSIAIAGIILPMSAGAGLYYLVWEKQKQRAPFIGAFFWAIALSVTSFPDLARMLSDLKLMYTDLGKTALTAAAVSDVSSWFLLVGTISLINAHEKLHVAIPVILSMTAFWFMMRPLIAWLMKQAAASKETSTEGKYSDKHVYLILSGVVFCGYFTELCGAHSIFGAFMFGLMIPSGELGTTIMDKIEEFVVGILLPPTFLVTGMRTNLLYMFADFPLGLALLVILLACSAKIVSTLLVCLYFKCPKRDSLALGVLMNTKGVLVLIVLNEGRNMKGFDQQTFSWIVSALLIMTIIICPIVSFTHKSARHLKQYYHRNLQKSKDAPLRILACVYSTRNLSGLINLLQISNATRRSPITVFAVHLVELTGRATAMLIFHDKHKEADVGKNATREKAEAEQIVSAFESFENDNHAATVQPLTAVSPYDTMHEDVSNFALDKHANIILIPFHKQPSADGGWTDENLQHKQVNQNLLASAPCTIGLLVDRGLTSSVCSESQNGRLECRIAMLFVEGPDDREALAYAWRMVGTPGLNLTVVRFLPGKDVYDMSENAAEDDESGIFTAMFEREKEKQFDDDYVNEFRFRTMHDKSVAYIEKQVNSGDQIVSIVTSDYNNFDLYIVGRGHGTISPLTSGLSNWSDFPELGPLGETLVSTDFESPTSVLVVQQSAPPPSGSKRFGSSAPSTGIFGNSMQSAVDTFVNHRRSDDDY